In Mycolicibacterium nivoides, the DNA window TCGACTACCGGCCGATGTTCTGGGAAACACCGGCCGCGGCCACCGAGCAGGTTCAGCGAGCGTTGCGGCACGTCACGGTGGCGGTCGGAAATCGCGAGGAGTGCGAGATCGCCGTCGGTGAGACCAGCCCGCACAAGGCTGCCGACGCCCTACTCGACCTCGGCGTGGAACTGGCGATCGTCAAGCAGGGGCCGCGCGGTGTACTGGGCAAGACCAAGCAGAGCTCGGTCACCGTGCCGCCCAACGAGGTTGATGTCATCAACGGGCTCGGTGCCGGAGATGCCTTCGGTGGCAGCCTGATTCATGGCCTGCTCCGCAACTGGCCGCTGGAGAAGACCCTGCGCTACGCCAACGCCGCCGGGGCCATCGTCGCATCCCGGCTCGAATGCTCGACCGCGATGCCGACCGCCGTGGAGGTGGCCGACCTCGCCGAACAAACCGCCGTGGAGGCTGTCAATGTCTAAACCCACCGTGTGCACGGACTACGCCGCGATCACCGAACTCCGGGCGTCCGAGCCCGGCACGATCGCCGCGGCGTGGCAGCACCGCACCACCCGGCCGGCCGTGCGCGGTGACGGCAAGCTCATGATCGTCGCGGCCGACCATCCGGCCCGCGGCGCACTCGCCGTCGGGTCGCGGCCCACCGCGATGAACAGCCGCACCGACCTGCTCGACCGGCTGTGCGCCGCACTCGCCGACCCGGGGGTCGACGGTGTGCTGGCGACTGCAGACATCCTCGATGATCTCCTGCTGCTCGGCGCGCTGGAGGACAAGGTGGTGTTCTCCTCGTTCAACCGGGGCGGACTGGCAGGGTCGTCCTTCGAGCTCGACGATCGGATGACAGGAGCCACCGCGGCATCGACTGCCACCGCCCGGATGAACGGCGGAAAGATGTTGTGCCGCATCGATCTCGACGATCCCGGCACGGTAGCCACGCTGGCGTCCTGCGCCCAGGCGGTCGATGCGCTCGCCGCACACGGCCTGGTGGCCATGCTGGAGCCGTTCATGTCCAGCCGGGTCGATGGCAAGGTACGCAACGACCTGTCCCCCGACGCGGTGATCAAGTCGGTACACATCAGCCAGGGGCTGGGCTCGACCTCGGCCTACACCTGGATGAAGCTGCCCGTCGTCGACGAGATGGATCGAGTGATGGAGTCGACGACCTTGCCGACCCTCCTGCTCGGCGGTGATCCGACCGATCCCGACAAGGCATTCGCGTCCTGGGAGAAGGCGCTGACCCTGCCGGCCGTGCGGGGCCTGATCGTGGGGCGCACCCTGCTGTATCCGCCCGATGACGACGTCAGTTCAGCGGTCGCGACCGCCGTGAAGTTGGTGAGGTGACCGTGCTGAATTCATCTGATGCTCCTCGCGTGCGCGCAAAGTGGTACATCCCGGCCCGCAGCGCCGAGCTCCCGTTCACTGTCGACGTCACCCCGGAATCCGCCGGTTGGGCCGAATCCTCTTTGCGGGTACTGGAGCTGGACGACAGCCAGTCCGCAGAACTGCACACTGGGCACACCGAGGTGATGATCCTTCCGCTGACCGGTGGCGGCACCGTCGAATGCGGCGGAGAAACCTTCGAACTGTCACCGCGATCGTCGGTTTTCGACGGTCCCGCCGACATGGTCTATCTCGGTATCGGTCAGGAGTACCGGCTGTCCGGTGCGGGACGCTTCGCGATCTGCGGCGCGCGGGCAACGCGTTCGTTTCCGAACCGACGGCGCGCGGCCGCCGACGTCCCCGTCGAACTTCGCGGCGCGGGCAACTGCAGCCGCCAGGTGCACAACTTCGGCACCGCGACAACATTCGAGGCCGACTCGCTGATCGCTTGCGAGGTCATCACCCCGGGTGGCAACTGGTCGAGCTATCCCGCGCACAAGCACGACGAGAACACCGAGGTGGAAACCCAGCTGGAAGAGATCTACTACTTCGAGATCGACGACAGCCCCGCCGGCACACCAGGATTCGGCTATCACCGCGTCTACGGCACCCCCGAGCGCCCCATCGAGGTGCTTGAGGAGGTCCGAACCGGGGACGTCGTCTTGGTGCCACACGGCTATCACGGACCGTCGATCGCGGCACCGGGCCACCACATGTACTACCTCAACGTCATGGCCGGCTCCGGCCCCGAACGGGCCTGGCTCATCTGTGACGACCCGAATCACACCTGGCTGCGGGGCAGCTGGGAGCACCAGGACGTGGATCCGCGTCTCCCGTTCCGTACCTCCACCACTGGCGAAGGAGCCTGATTCCGTGGTATCCACCGCACCGAAGTCGACCGAGAAACTGGTCGACGCCGAGGGCACCGTGCGACTCACCGTGGCCCAGGCGACCATTCGCTTCCTGGCCAACCAGTACGTGGAGCGTGACGGAGTCCGGTCCAAGTTCTTCGCCGGCTGCTTCGGCATCTTCGGCCACGGGAACGTGGCCGGGCTGGGCCAGGCGCTGCTGCAGGACGAAATAGACGCAGCCGAGGCCTCGAAAGTGCCCGGACTCAAATACGTGCTCGGCCGCAACGAGCAGGCCATGGTGCACAGTGCGGTGGCCTATGCCCGGCAGAAGGACCGGCTGCAAGCGTGGGCGGTGACCGCCAGCGTCGGGCCGGGCTCCACCAACATGCTCACCGGCGCCGCGCTGGCCACCATCAATCGGTTGCCGGTGTTGCTGCTGCCCGCCGACACGTTCGCCACCCGGGTCAGTTCACCGGTGTTGCAGGAGCTCGAACTGCCGTCCTCCGGTGACGTGACGGTCAACGACGCCTTCAAGCCGCTGTCCCGCTACTTCGATCGGGTCTGGCGGCCCGAACAACTGCCGGCCGCCCTGCTGGGGGCCATGCGGGTGCTGACCGATCCCGTCGAGACCGGAGCCGCGACGGTGTCGATCCCCCAGGACGTGCAGGCCGAGGCGCACGACTGGCCGGAATCGCTGTTCGCCGAACGCACCTGGCACATCGCCCGCCCGCTTCCCGAACGCTCGGTGATCGCGCGCGCCGCCGAGATCGTCGCCTCGGCCCGCAAGCCGCTGATCATCGCAGGCGGTGGCGTGCACTACTCCGGCGCCGAAGAAGTTCTGGCCGCGTTGTGCGAGCAGACCGGCGTCCCGGTCGCCGAGAGCCAGGCCGGCAAGGGTTCGCTGCGCTACGACCATCCGCAGTCGGTCGGGGCGATCGGTTCCACCGGCACGACGGCAGCCAACGCGCTGGCGTCGGAAGCCGACGTCGTCATCGGAATCGGCACCCGCTACAGCGATTTCACCTCCGCGTCGCGGACCGCTTTCAACAATCCCGACGTCCGGTTCGTCAACATCAACGTGGCGTCGCTCGATGCGGTGAAGCAGGGTGGTGTCAGCATGGTCGCCGACGCCCGGGAGGCACTCGAGGCGCTGGGCACCGCGCTGGGCGACTACGTCGTCAGCGACGAATACCGTTCGCGGGTCACCCAACTGGCAGCCGAGTGGGAGGACACCGTGTCCGCGGTCTACGCGACCTCCGACGACGGCGCGGCGTTGAACCAGAACCAGGTCATCGGCCTGGTGAACACGCTGTCGGATCCGCGCGACGTGGTGGTGTGCGCGGCCGGCTCGATGCCCGGGGACTTGCACAAGATGTGGCGCACCCGTGACCGCAAGGGTTACCACGTCGAGTACGGCTACTCCTGCATGGGATACGAGATCGCCGGCGGGATCGGCGTCAAGATGGCCGATCCGGACCGCGACGTGTTCATCATGGTCGGCGACGGCTCCTACCTGATGATGGCCACCGAACTGGTGACCGCCGTGCAGGAGGGCATCAAGGTCATCCCGGTGCTGGTGCAGAACCACGGATTCGCCTCCATCGGTGGACTTTCCGAATCACTGGGCTCGCAGCGGTTCGGCACCTCCTACCGCTACCGCACCACCGATGGGCGTCTCGACGGCGACACACTGCCCGTGGACCTGGCGGCCAACGCCGCCAGCCTGGGCGCCGACGTCATCAAGGCCACCACCGCCGCGGAGTTCACCGACGCGGTCAAGGCG includes these proteins:
- the iolB gene encoding 5-deoxy-glucuronate isomerase, with protein sequence MRAKWYIPARSAELPFTVDVTPESAGWAESSLRVLELDDSQSAELHTGHTEVMILPLTGGGTVECGGETFELSPRSSVFDGPADMVYLGIGQEYRLSGAGRFAICGARATRSFPNRRRAAADVPVELRGAGNCSRQVHNFGTATTFEADSLIACEVITPGGNWSSYPAHKHDENTEVETQLEEIYYFEIDDSPAGTPGFGYHRVYGTPERPIEVLEEVRTGDVVLVPHGYHGPSIAAPGHHMYYLNVMAGSGPERAWLICDDPNHTWLRGSWEHQDVDPRLPFRTSTTGEGA
- the iolD gene encoding 3D-(3,5/4)-trihydroxycyclohexane-1,2-dione acylhydrolase (decyclizing); translated protein: MVSTAPKSTEKLVDAEGTVRLTVAQATIRFLANQYVERDGVRSKFFAGCFGIFGHGNVAGLGQALLQDEIDAAEASKVPGLKYVLGRNEQAMVHSAVAYARQKDRLQAWAVTASVGPGSTNMLTGAALATINRLPVLLLPADTFATRVSSPVLQELELPSSGDVTVNDAFKPLSRYFDRVWRPEQLPAALLGAMRVLTDPVETGAATVSIPQDVQAEAHDWPESLFAERTWHIARPLPERSVIARAAEIVASARKPLIIAGGGVHYSGAEEVLAALCEQTGVPVAESQAGKGSLRYDHPQSVGAIGSTGTTAANALASEADVVIGIGTRYSDFTSASRTAFNNPDVRFVNINVASLDAVKQGGVSMVADAREALEALGTALGDYVVSDEYRSRVTQLAAEWEDTVSAVYATSDDGAALNQNQVIGLVNTLSDPRDVVVCAAGSMPGDLHKMWRTRDRKGYHVEYGYSCMGYEIAGGIGVKMADPDRDVFIMVGDGSYLMMATELVTAVQEGIKVIPVLVQNHGFASIGGLSESLGSQRFGTSYRYRTTDGRLDGDTLPVDLAANAASLGADVIKATTAAEFTDAVKAAKAAERTTVIHVETDPLIYAPDSQSWWDVPVSQVSTLESTQSAYARYADWKKVQRPLVNPSDR
- a CDS encoding Cgl0159 family (beta/alpha)8-fold protein, producing MSKPTVCTDYAAITELRASEPGTIAAAWQHRTTRPAVRGDGKLMIVAADHPARGALAVGSRPTAMNSRTDLLDRLCAALADPGVDGVLATADILDDLLLLGALEDKVVFSSFNRGGLAGSSFELDDRMTGATAASTATARMNGGKMLCRIDLDDPGTVATLASCAQAVDALAAHGLVAMLEPFMSSRVDGKVRNDLSPDAVIKSVHISQGLGSTSAYTWMKLPVVDEMDRVMESTTLPTLLLGGDPTDPDKAFASWEKALTLPAVRGLIVGRTLLYPPDDDVSSAVATAVKLVR